In Candidatus Nitrosarchaeum limnium SFB1, the following proteins share a genomic window:
- a CDS encoding Glu/Leu/Phe/Val dehydrogenase: MVKLDPFANATQQVNDACDVLGIKDKGLREYLATPNKVLRVKIPVKMDNGQIRNFIGFRSQHNNDRGPYKGGIRYFNPEGGVEYMEREVMALSSWMTWKCAIVDIPLGGGKGGIFVNPKTDKLSDAELERLTRGFAFKISEIIGPGKDIPAPDVYTTGREMTQIMDTYNKLHGNISTPGVITGKPLSMGGSLARNVATGLGVAYCVREAAKAIKLNLKGAKVVLQGFGNASTFAGEYLEKMGSKVIAVSDSKGSISIPNGAKVSKLLEFKTKTGSVVGFPGSKKISTEELLTTKCDILVPGALENQINAKIAQNLKCKIIAEAANGPTLPEADPIIFKKKILVIPDILANSGGVCISYLEWVQNNMGYYWTFDEVANKMEGNITKGFKDAYAMANKHKIDMRRATMALAVSRVVEAFNQKGIWP, translated from the coding sequence TTGGTAAAGCTAGATCCATTTGCTAATGCAACTCAACAAGTAAATGATGCATGTGATGTTCTTGGAATTAAGGATAAAGGACTACGTGAATATTTAGCAACCCCAAACAAAGTTTTGAGAGTTAAAATCCCAGTAAAAATGGATAACGGACAAATTAGAAATTTTATTGGTTTTAGAAGTCAACATAATAATGATAGAGGTCCATACAAAGGTGGAATACGTTACTTTAATCCTGAGGGTGGAGTTGAATACATGGAACGTGAAGTTATGGCATTATCTTCTTGGATGACTTGGAAATGTGCAATTGTTGATATTCCACTTGGTGGTGGCAAAGGTGGAATCTTTGTAAATCCAAAAACCGATAAACTAAGTGATGCTGAATTAGAAAGATTAACTCGAGGATTTGCATTTAAAATTTCTGAAATAATTGGACCTGGTAAAGATATTCCAGCACCAGATGTTTACACTACAGGTAGAGAAATGACTCAAATCATGGATACCTATAACAAACTTCATGGAAATATTTCTACACCTGGTGTAATTACTGGTAAACCACTTTCAATGGGTGGTTCTCTAGCAAGAAATGTTGCAACTGGTTTGGGTGTAGCATATTGTGTAAGAGAAGCTGCAAAAGCTATAAAGCTTAATCTAAAAGGTGCCAAAGTTGTTTTGCAAGGATTTGGAAACGCCTCAACTTTTGCAGGTGAATATTTAGAAAAAATGGGCTCCAAAGTAATTGCTGTAAGTGATTCTAAAGGTTCAATCTCAATTCCAAATGGAGCTAAAGTTAGTAAATTGTTAGAATTCAAAACAAAGACAGGTTCTGTTGTTGGATTTCCTGGAAGTAAGAAAATCTCCACTGAGGAATTACTTACAACAAAATGTGATATCTTAGTTCCTGGTGCATTAGAGAATCAAATTAATGCAAAAATTGCACAGAATCTTAAATGTAAAATTATTGCAGAAGCTGCAAACGGTCCAACATTACCTGAAGCAGATCCTATAATTTTCAAAAAGAAAATTTTGGTTATTCCAGACATTTTAGCAAACTCTGGTGGTGTATGCATTTCATATTTAGAATGGGTACAAAATAACATGGGTTACTATTGGACTTTTGATGAAGTTGCAAACAAGATGGAAGGCAACATTACAAAAGGTTTCAAAGATGCTTATGCAATGGCAAATAAACACAAAATTGACATGAGGCGAGCTACTATGGCTTTGGCAGTAAGTAGAGTTGTAGAAGCCTTTAACCAAAAAGGCATTTGGCCTTAG
- a CDS encoding TOPRIM domain-containing protein, which produces MKDSIVAVEGKRDASALKRLGFSGEVIEFHRFGGIVNFADYVSRYEKIIILFDRDRKGRYLTGKTIQLLQRRTKIDLSFKRKLTSITNGKIRFTEQLICYESYLV; this is translated from the coding sequence ATGAAAGACAGCATAGTTGCAGTAGAAGGAAAAAGAGACGCATCTGCATTGAAAAGACTTGGGTTCTCAGGGGAGGTAATTGAATTTCATAGATTTGGAGGAATTGTAAATTTTGCAGATTATGTTTCAAGATATGAAAAAATAATCATTCTTTTTGACAGAGATAGAAAAGGAAGATATCTTACAGGAAAGACAATTCAACTTTTACAGCGTAGAACAAAGATTGATCTTTCATTTAAAAGAAAACTCACATCAATAACAAATGGAAAGATAAGATTTACAGAGCAATTGATTTGTTATGAATCGTACTTGGTCTAA
- a CDS encoding major facilitator transporter, whose protein sequence is MNRILVLVNITGLIIGVSYGLHGPILPVFAKNIIGATYSDLGFIGLANFIPYMFIPVFVGILLDRFNNGYLLAIGTAINSASIYLLSIAQSVPEIMGFRIMTGIAHAFFWPPCQAIISNQSNEQTRVRNISWFTMFFVMGFMVGPLLGTVFLEGLDITYRILFQITAFILASSIICALLISRRSITNHNERFSFSSIKEMKKFPEVIILLIFCTSSFGIILSIYPAFLNDNGMSDVDILLLYFTFGISRVISLALAGKFSRRTSQTLIAATIAISVGLIISATSDSFIMFAIALVSMGFGFSIFFPLTLEIILSRTSKAISGKIIGAYETVFGIGWVIGPTIGGPIAQSFGHQSPYMVFFMIGIAITILAIKYRKKLEPNNIQNV, encoded by the coding sequence ATGAATAGAATTCTTGTACTCGTAAACATCACTGGTTTAATCATTGGAGTGTCATACGGGCTTCACGGTCCAATATTGCCAGTATTTGCAAAAAACATTATCGGAGCAACGTACTCTGATCTTGGTTTTATCGGACTGGCAAATTTTATTCCTTACATGTTTATCCCAGTTTTTGTAGGGATACTACTTGACAGATTCAACAACGGGTATCTTTTAGCAATAGGTACGGCAATTAATTCAGCATCAATCTATCTTCTTTCAATAGCACAATCTGTTCCAGAGATTATGGGATTTAGAATAATGACAGGTATCGCTCATGCATTTTTCTGGCCACCATGTCAAGCCATCATATCCAATCAAAGCAACGAGCAAACCAGAGTCAGAAACATCTCTTGGTTTACAATGTTTTTTGTGATGGGGTTTATGGTAGGTCCACTATTAGGAACAGTATTTCTTGAGGGTCTGGATATTACGTATAGAATTCTATTTCAGATCACTGCCTTTATTTTGGCCAGTTCGATAATTTGTGCTCTTTTGATCTCTAGAAGAAGCATTACAAACCACAATGAGAGATTTTCATTTTCTTCAATTAAAGAGATGAAAAAATTTCCAGAGGTAATAATTTTATTAATTTTTTGTACATCATCTTTTGGAATAATTCTATCAATCTATCCAGCTTTCTTAAATGATAATGGAATGTCAGATGTTGATATTTTGTTATTGTATTTTACTTTTGGAATTTCAAGAGTAATCTCACTGGCTTTAGCTGGTAAATTTTCAAGAAGAACTAGTCAAACGTTAATTGCAGCGACAATTGCCATTTCAGTTGGGCTAATAATTTCAGCTACCTCAGATTCATTTATCATGTTTGCAATAGCACTAGTGTCAATGGGATTTGGATTCAGTATCTTTTTCCCTTTGACGCTTGAGATAATTTTGAGTAGAACAAGTAAAGCAATATCAGGAAAGATCATAGGGGCATATGAGACAGTATTTGGAATTGGTTGGGTGATAGGACCAACAATAGGCGGACCGATAGCACAATCATTTGGTCATCAATCACCATATATGGTATTTTTTATGATAGGAATTGCAATTACAATCTTAGCCATAAAGTATAGGAAAAAATTAGAACCAAACAACATACAAAATGTTTAG
- a CDS encoding glutamine amidotransferase class-I, with product MSEVLVVHNTRIEGSGYLGELLNNDGFDITSVHAKHENIPEKKYSLVVILGAPESANDNLPYLQEEQKLIKKTVEDNIPLLGICLGSQLIAKTFGAKVYPGPKKEIGFYHDLVIDNNSKLFSGFTSPFTVFHWHGDTFDLPEKATRLAHSENYQNQAFQIGSAVGLQFHMEVNEEMINLWLDKTEEKLHQIPYIDPKKIRSDIDENISIVKNNMNNFYNNFKSSFHL from the coding sequence ATGTCTGAAGTTTTAGTTGTTCACAATACACGAATAGAAGGTTCAGGATATCTGGGTGAACTCTTAAACAACGATGGATTTGATATCACTTCAGTTCATGCAAAACATGAAAATATTCCAGAAAAAAAATACTCACTTGTAGTAATTTTAGGCGCTCCTGAAAGTGCAAATGATAATCTCCCCTATTTACAAGAGGAGCAAAAACTAATCAAAAAAACAGTGGAGGATAATATTCCATTACTTGGAATCTGTTTAGGCTCACAATTGATTGCAAAAACATTTGGTGCAAAGGTGTACCCAGGACCAAAAAAGGAAATAGGATTTTACCATGATCTTGTCATTGATAATAACTCCAAACTGTTCTCTGGATTTACAAGTCCTTTCACTGTTTTTCATTGGCATGGAGATACTTTTGATTTGCCAGAAAAAGCAACTAGGTTGGCACATTCAGAAAATTATCAAAATCAAGCATTTCAAATTGGTAGTGCAGTTGGATTGCAATTTCACATGGAAGTCAATGAAGAAATGATTAATCTATGGCTTGATAAGACTGAGGAAAAACTTCATCAAATCCCATACATTGATCCAAAAAAAATTCGTTCTGATATAGATGAAAATATTTCAATTGTTAAAAACAATATGAATAATTTTTACAATAATTTCAAATCATCATTTCATCTTTGA
- a CDS encoding DEAD/DEAH box helicase domain-containing protein: MHVSCEKCGIEDLLEYSKNIDEVFLEFLSRFDAGLVTKKGVSENLKDEGIIRNEKEIKEMIEKNNPDKTTESILFSKRDYISQYKVLKNPEPKMGNSVEELGLDESISNHLKEIGIENFYKFQQEAIEEVLFGENIVIEAPTASGKTEAFLIPVIQKIKKESTGGVFALFVYPTKALSRDQYPKILKLAEKIGISVQVFDGDTEQTERREILENPPQILITNFDVLHYHLWHQTKFSSLLSSVRILVVDEAHVYSGIFGSNVHYIVKRLKRICSNKIQFIAASATLEDAKNFCEQLFGEKMNIVKGSGKKGQTDFVMLFPSLRTQRALMVDLTKKMTEKNHKTMIFNNSHLNSELLAIQAKKQKINIKVHRAGLMANYRKSVEQEFKDDKLQAISCTPTLELGIDVGNVDCVISSTIPINRLTQRIGRAARKGQRGYAFLALGNDPISQYYKNHPDDYFEDVEKTYIDPKNPFVEEFQVLAMACDKPISKHELKEHDEVIKEHLNQGNLVMNNNRIIANFDKITTLLNDYSIRGIGKSIDIFLNEKKVGDRILPIALEELHKDAIYFLAGTRYRVKDFGYPQKNFAKLERISRDYPYYTKALTEEWPTIETVFERRKAYGIEVAFCKLHIEKKVYGYVNIELGQEITQGQKVLLDTPLEYDFITKGIVFHAPRPINQIKKSEDEDYTEASGYHATEHVVIEGSNMITGGVSQDLGGISLGTSGLIFIYDGAIGGNGASKALFDRFESALERSMFIVKECPCKNEAGCPRCTFSYRCGNNNEFLHKHSALEILQRINKGEETKLIEPTEGDRPLV; encoded by the coding sequence ATGCATGTATCATGCGAGAAGTGTGGCATTGAGGATCTACTAGAGTATTCAAAAAATATTGATGAAGTGTTCTTGGAATTTCTTTCAAGATTTGATGCAGGACTGGTGACAAAAAAAGGAGTCTCAGAAAATCTAAAAGACGAAGGAATCATCAGGAACGAAAAAGAGATCAAGGAGATGATTGAAAAAAACAATCCCGATAAAACTACTGAATCAATTCTTTTCTCAAAGAGAGACTACATTTCACAGTACAAGGTCCTCAAGAATCCTGAACCTAAAATGGGGAACAGTGTTGAAGAGTTAGGACTAGATGAATCGATAAGCAATCACTTGAAAGAAATTGGAATTGAGAATTTTTACAAGTTTCAGCAAGAAGCAATTGAAGAGGTGTTATTTGGAGAAAACATTGTAATTGAGGCGCCCACAGCATCAGGAAAAACTGAAGCATTTTTGATTCCGGTGATTCAAAAGATAAAAAAAGAATCCACAGGAGGAGTGTTTGCATTATTTGTATATCCTACAAAAGCTCTTTCACGTGATCAATATCCAAAAATTTTAAAACTTGCAGAAAAAATTGGCATAAGTGTTCAAGTATTTGATGGCGATACAGAACAAACAGAGAGAAGAGAAATTTTAGAGAATCCTCCACAGATATTAATTACAAATTTTGATGTTTTGCATTATCATCTTTGGCATCAAACAAAATTTTCGTCATTGCTTTCATCAGTAAGGATTTTAGTTGTAGATGAGGCACATGTGTATTCAGGGATATTTGGTTCCAATGTGCATTATATCGTAAAGAGACTCAAGAGAATATGCAGCAACAAAATACAATTCATTGCAGCATCTGCTACACTGGAGGATGCAAAAAATTTTTGTGAGCAGTTGTTTGGCGAAAAAATGAACATAGTCAAAGGGTCTGGAAAAAAAGGACAGACAGATTTTGTAATGTTATTTCCATCCCTTAGAACTCAGCGAGCACTAATGGTTGATTTGACAAAAAAAATGACAGAGAAAAATCACAAGACAATGATATTCAACAACTCACATCTCAACTCGGAATTATTGGCAATACAAGCAAAAAAACAAAAAATCAACATCAAAGTTCACAGAGCGGGACTAATGGCAAATTATCGAAAGTCAGTAGAGCAAGAATTCAAAGATGATAAACTTCAAGCAATTTCATGTACTCCAACACTTGAACTTGGTATTGATGTTGGAAATGTAGATTGTGTCATTTCATCTACCATTCCAATAAACAGATTAACTCAAAGAATTGGAAGGGCTGCAAGAAAAGGACAGAGAGGATATGCATTTTTGGCCTTAGGAAATGATCCCATTTCACAATACTACAAAAATCACCCTGATGATTATTTTGAAGATGTTGAAAAAACATACATTGATCCAAAGAATCCATTTGTAGAAGAATTTCAGGTTTTAGCTATGGCATGTGACAAACCAATTTCAAAACATGAACTAAAAGAGCATGATGAAGTGATCAAGGAGCATCTGAATCAAGGAAATCTAGTGATGAACAATAACAGAATAATTGCAAATTTTGACAAAATTACAACTTTGTTAAATGATTACAGCATACGAGGTATTGGAAAATCAATAGATATTTTCTTAAATGAAAAGAAAGTAGGCGACAGAATTCTTCCTATAGCATTAGAAGAACTGCACAAAGATGCAATTTACTTTCTTGCAGGAACCAGATATAGAGTAAAAGACTTTGGATATCCTCAAAAGAACTTTGCCAAATTGGAGAGAATTTCTAGGGACTATCCATATTACACAAAGGCGTTGACTGAGGAATGGCCAACAATTGAGACTGTTTTTGAAAGAAGAAAAGCATACGGAATAGAAGTTGCATTTTGCAAACTTCACATTGAAAAAAAAGTGTACGGTTATGTCAACATAGAATTAGGACAAGAGATAACACAGGGGCAGAAAGTTTTACTGGATACACCATTAGAATATGATTTTATCACCAAGGGAATTGTATTTCATGCTCCAAGACCAATCAATCAGATAAAAAAATCCGAAGATGAAGATTATACAGAGGCCAGTGGATATCATGCAACAGAACATGTTGTAATTGAAGGAAGCAATATGATAACTGGCGGGGTTTCACAAGATCTTGGAGGAATATCTCTAGGAACTTCGGGATTAATTTTCATCTATGACGGTGCAATCGGAGGAAACGGTGCAAGTAAAGCGCTATTTGATAGATTTGAGAGTGCACTTGAGAGAAGCATGTTCATTGTAAAAGAATGCCCGTGTAAAAATGAGGCAGGGTGTCCTCGTTGTACATTCTCATATAGATGTGGAAACAACAACGAATTCCTACACAAACACTCTGCGTTGGAGATCCTTCAGAGAATCAACAAAGGCGAGGAGACCAAACTGATAGAACCAACTGAGGGAGATAGACCTCTAGTCTAA
- a CDS encoding short-chain dehydrogenase/reductase SDR translates to MEKVAVVTGSSSGMGFETSLALARDGCYTFATVRDVKKSDKILQIAKKEKLNIEIIELDVDNEKSISSAIEKILAKKQRIDVLVNNAGWGLFGSVEDVPLKEFRAQFETNFFGIISIIQKVAPVMRKQGSGIIVNISSVAGKIGFPGSPAYISSKFALEGLSESLRYELGQFGVKVIIIEPGVVKTNFFSSMKVAEPKPDSPYKEITQKVIMGVKMMAELGTPPSEVAKVILNAIKEENPRPRYIVGNDAQMFLEAKKAKTDTEFENYLKKELFSS, encoded by the coding sequence ATGGAAAAAGTAGCTGTGGTGACAGGTAGTTCATCTGGAATGGGATTTGAAACTTCATTGGCACTTGCCAGAGATGGGTGTTACACATTTGCTACAGTTAGAGATGTCAAAAAATCAGATAAGATATTACAAATTGCAAAAAAAGAAAAACTAAACATTGAGATCATTGAATTGGATGTAGATAATGAAAAATCAATTAGTTCAGCCATTGAAAAAATTCTTGCAAAAAAACAACGTATTGATGTTTTAGTAAATAATGCAGGATGGGGTTTGTTTGGAAGTGTTGAGGATGTGCCATTAAAAGAATTCAGAGCACAGTTTGAAACTAATTTCTTTGGAATTATCAGTATTATTCAAAAAGTTGCACCAGTTATGAGAAAGCAGGGTTCTGGAATTATTGTAAATATCAGTTCGGTTGCAGGAAAAATTGGATTTCCAGGATCGCCGGCATATATCAGCTCAAAGTTTGCATTGGAGGGATTATCAGAATCATTAAGATATGAATTAGGACAATTTGGAGTCAAAGTAATAATTATTGAACCCGGAGTTGTCAAGACAAACTTTTTCTCTTCAATGAAGGTTGCAGAGCCAAAACCAGATTCACCATACAAAGAGATCACCCAGAAGGTAATCATGGGAGTAAAGATGATGGCAGAGCTAGGAACACCGCCATCTGAAGTAGCAAAGGTAATCCTAAATGCGATAAAAGAAGAAAATCCAAGACCTAGATACATCGTAGGAAATGATGCACAGATGTTTTTAGAAGCAAAAAAGGCAAAAACAGATACAGAATTTGAGAATTATCTCAAAAAAGAACTCTTTTCTAGTTAA
- a CDS encoding DNA methylase N-4/N-6 domain-containing protein gives MKKIEINKIYNMNCIEGMKLIPKNKIDLIITDPPFAINFKATKANYNRISSRVMQGYNEIKAVDYYDFSYHWMKEAFRILKDSGSMYVFSGWNNLKDILRALDDVGFITVNHIIWKYQFGVVTKRKFVTSHYHCLYVCKDDKQRKFFPFSRFEKNSKSDKGRSLHYKDKEDVWEIKREYWTGDEKTPTKLPAELIEKLLHYSSEKKDIVLDPFLGSGQVAVVSKYMNRRHLGFEIVPEYYKFAKKRLDKNLYRIKKSE, from the coding sequence ATGAAAAAAATCGAAATTAACAAAATTTACAATATGAATTGTATTGAGGGTATGAAGTTAATTCCTAAAAATAAAATCGATTTGATTATCACCGATCCGCCGTTTGCAATTAATTTTAAGGCTACCAAGGCAAATTATAACAGAATTTCTTCTAGGGTCATGCAAGGGTATAATGAAATCAAAGCTGTAGATTACTATGACTTTTCATATCATTGGATGAAAGAAGCATTTCGCATTCTAAAAGATTCTGGAAGTATGTATGTTTTTTCAGGTTGGAATAATCTCAAAGATATTCTTAGGGCATTAGATGATGTTGGATTTATTACAGTGAATCACATTATCTGGAAATATCAGTTCGGTGTTGTAACAAAAAGGAAATTTGTCACATCTCACTATCACTGTCTTTATGTTTGTAAAGATGATAAGCAGAGAAAATTTTTCCCATTCTCTAGATTTGAAAAAAACTCTAAATCCGACAAAGGCCGCAGTCTTCATTATAAAGACAAAGAGGATGTTTGGGAGATTAAACGTGAGTATTGGACTGGTGATGAAAAGACTCCAACAAAGCTTCCTGCTGAATTAATTGAAAAATTGTTACACTACTCCAGTGAAAAAAAAGATATTGTTTTAGATCCTTTCTTAGGTTCTGGTCAGGTTGCTGTTGTAAGCAAGTACATGAATAGAAGACACTTGGGATTTGAAATTGTGCCTGAGTATTACAAATTTGCAAAAAAAAGACTAGATAAAAATCTCTATCGTATAAAAAAATCTGAATAA
- a CDS encoding proteasome subunit alpha — translation MASRGYDMTPTMYSPDGRIYQVEYAIETVKRGTLAIGIRSKEGVIMAVEEKPRALQTSNVTQKIFQVDYHIGVAAAGYIPDARVQVDNARFFSQGNKMTYDEAVEVATVAKHLADQSHQFTQYSGVRPNGVALIIAGVDQKGESIYVTDPSGTYVQYAAIAIGAGSDDVNAFLEKHYNSEMSLSDAASLAIAAINLKVEQKEGVNHIKMAKVTSDKKIFEKIPESDLVNYSKNATKFTAS, via the coding sequence ATGGCGTCTCGTGGGTATGATATGACCCCTACAATGTATTCTCCTGACGGTAGAATTTACCAAGTAGAATATGCTATTGAGACGGTAAAACGAGGCACATTAGCAATAGGAATACGAAGTAAAGAAGGAGTCATTATGGCAGTAGAAGAAAAACCACGTGCTCTACAGACTTCAAATGTAACTCAAAAAATATTTCAAGTCGATTACCACATAGGCGTAGCAGCTGCAGGTTACATTCCAGATGCTCGTGTTCAAGTGGATAATGCCAGATTCTTTTCACAGGGAAATAAAATGACCTATGATGAAGCAGTTGAAGTTGCAACTGTTGCAAAGCACTTGGCTGATCAATCTCATCAATTTACACAATATTCAGGAGTACGTCCTAACGGAGTTGCTCTGATAATTGCAGGAGTTGATCAAAAAGGAGAGTCAATTTACGTTACAGATCCAAGTGGCACTTATGTTCAATATGCAGCAATTGCAATAGGGGCAGGTTCTGATGATGTCAATGCATTTTTGGAAAAACATTACAATTCTGAAATGAGTTTAAGCGATGCAGCATCACTTGCTATTGCAGCAATCAATCTCAAAGTAGAACAAAAAGAAGGAGTCAACCATATCAAAATGGCCAAAGTCACATCAGATAAAAAAATATTTGAAAAAATACCAGAATCAGATTTAGTAAATTATTCTAAAAACGCAACTAAATTTACAGCATCCTAA
- a CDS encoding nitrogen regulatory protein P-II, whose protein sequence is MKKIEVIVRPELKDKTVNAIKKVGVGGLTLFHVQGQGSQDPPLVGQYFSKEMIICVVDDPKLDDILNAIAKVACTGTKGDGKVFVTSVEDALDICTKKRGTTSI, encoded by the coding sequence ATGAAAAAAATTGAAGTAATTGTTAGGCCCGAACTCAAAGACAAAACTGTTAATGCAATCAAAAAGGTTGGTGTTGGGGGATTAACTCTATTTCACGTTCAAGGTCAAGGTTCTCAGGACCCTCCATTAGTTGGACAATATTTCTCTAAAGAAATGATCATCTGTGTAGTTGATGATCCAAAATTAGATGATATTCTCAACGCTATAGCTAAAGTTGCATGTACAGGAACAAAGGGTGACGGTAAGGTCTTTGTCACTTCAGTCGAAGATGCACTTGATATTTGTACAAAGAAACGTGGAACAACATCTATCTAA
- a CDS encoding methyltransferase type 11, translating into MGLGSYWGEVIEVLREIIPVYDKVNSYISLGKDVEHRNRGISGRVFPGNKILDAGSGFGNMSKTALKLCDGKISITLYDPLVPMLKNTGTHFEKTPDLINGVFEHIPFKNEEFDAVLCGYSLRDAINLRIAISEIHRVLKDKGRFVIVDLGKPDEAVIRFGVSFYLRFILPILALIAGGRLGLKFGTLYGTYKRWPQNKKLEKLLLEKFSRVEFEKDLMGGAIMIAAYK; encoded by the coding sequence ATGGGTTTAGGAAGTTATTGGGGAGAAGTCATTGAGGTACTTCGTGAAATCATACCAGTTTATGACAAAGTAAATTCATACATATCACTAGGCAAAGATGTAGAACATAGAAACAGAGGAATATCAGGTAGAGTATTTCCAGGAAATAAAATTCTTGATGCAGGTTCTGGTTTTGGAAATATGTCTAAAACAGCTTTGAAATTATGTGACGGAAAAATTTCAATTACACTATACGATCCTTTGGTACCAATGTTAAAAAATACTGGTACTCATTTTGAAAAAACTCCAGATTTGATAAACGGTGTCTTTGAACATATTCCATTTAAGAATGAAGAGTTTGATGCAGTCTTGTGTGGATATTCTCTTAGGGATGCCATTAATTTGAGAATTGCAATCTCAGAGATTCACAGAGTACTAAAAGACAAAGGCAGATTTGTTATTGTGGATTTAGGAAAACCAGATGAAGCAGTAATTAGATTTGGAGTTTCATTTTATCTCAGATTTATTCTTCCCATTTTAGCATTAATTGCAGGAGGAAGATTAGGTTTGAAGTTTGGCACTCTGTATGGAACTTACAAGAGATGGCCCCAAAACAAAAAATTAGAAAAACTGCTACTAGAGAAATTTTCAAGAGTAGAATTTGAGAAAGATCTTATGGGCGGGGCAATAATGATTGCCGCATACAAATGA
- a CDS encoding sec-independent translocation protein mttA/Hcf106, producing MFGYSLDILGNEWIIIIFVALVLILGTNQLPSAARKLGKIAYEFNRARTEVQSQMKNISETTPNISTPVENERQKLETMVKTFGINVEGKSDDELRKIIAKRMGQKTDDTKKA from the coding sequence ATGTTTGGTTATTCATTGGACATATTAGGAAACGAATGGATAATCATAATCTTTGTTGCATTAGTGTTGATTTTAGGAACCAATCAACTGCCCAGTGCTGCAAGAAAATTAGGAAAAATAGCGTATGAATTCAACAGAGCAAGAACTGAAGTTCAGAGTCAAATGAAAAATATCTCAGAGACTACACCAAATATCTCTACTCCAGTAGAAAATGAAAGACAAAAACTAGAGACTATGGTTAAGACGTTTGGAATAAACGTTGAAGGAAAATCTGACGATGAATTACGAAAAATAATTGCAAAGAGAATGGGGCAAAAGACAGACGATACGAAGAAAGCATAG